One Pseudomonas syringae CC1557 genomic window, CAATGGCGGCATGTCAGACGGTCAGGCAAAACAGGCCGCGATAATGGCGATGAAGGGCTGAGAAACGATCCGTTCACATTTGCCAACACGACGGGCAGCCGGGATTTCTGGCTCTCGCCGTCTGGAAGTCGTTAATACTGTCCCCGTACCGTCGCGTTGTATCGCGAAACGAGCTGATCGTAGTGTTGCTCTGCTTCCAGCAGGTCTTTGTTCAACTGCTCGACATCCGCGTGATGGGCCCAGTGCTGTTGCAAAGTCTCCAGCGTGAGAAGCCAGGCTTGCGCGGGGTCCTTGATCACCGTCCATACCGGGTGTTTCTGGTTGGCAGACTTGAGATTCGGCATTTTTTCGAAATAACGTTCGGCGTCCTTCAATGCATCGGCGAGTTTGCCATGCAAGGCTTTGAGCTCATCCGGGCTCAGGCGAGCGTTTTCGCCGGTCTGGTCCAGGTAGTTGATGGTTTGTCGGGCGAGGATCATGAAGTTGAGCGTATGCCAATGCTGATCGTGGCCAAGTCGATACTCGATGGCCGCGAGTTGCTCGTTGCGGGCAAGGAATTGAGGCTCTTCGAAGAGTTTTCGAATCACAAGCCCGCGTTGTTTCAGTTCTTGCATACCCTGGGCGATGTCTGCATCCAGCTGCTGGGCAAGCTCGATATCGGGATGTGGCTGATTATAGAGCGTCTCAGCCTCTACTGTTTTGTCGCGTAGTGTATTGAACGTGTCGTTATACCCGGTCACGGCGTCAACCAGCGGATCAGAATTGTCGTTGAACAGTTGTGGATACAGGATATGGCAGGATGGGCGCTCATAGTTCGCGCTGGAACTACTGCGACCACCCATTGCAAAGCTTCGGATAAACGGCAGCTGACTTTGCGTGCCATCGACCAGTATTTGATAGTGCTTGCGATAGTCGGCATAGCGCTCAGGCAGAATAGTTTC contains:
- a CDS encoding DUF3829 domain-containing protein, with translation MISNRAFAAAICVFVVIVWAHHRLTNTSRVPTGPIADTSIVREAAACLVFEETILPERYADYRKHYQILVDGTQSQLPFIRSFAMGGRSSSSANYERPSCHILYPQLFNDNSDPLVDAVTGYNDTFNTLRDKTVEAETLYNQPHPDIELAQQLDADIAQGMQELKQRGLVIRKLFEEPQFLARNEQLAAIEYRLGHDQHWHTLNFMILARQTINYLDQTGENARLSPDELKALHGKLADALKDAERYFEKMPNLKSANQKHPVWTVIKDPAQAWLLTLETLQQHWAHHADVEQLNKDLLEAEQHYDQLVSRYNATVRGQY